In Sulfitobacter sp. M39, the following proteins share a genomic window:
- a CDS encoding response regulator transcription factor yields the protein MSKIALVDDDRNILTSVSMTLEAEGFEVETYNDGQAALDAFNKKLPDMAVLDIKMPRMDGMDLLQRLRQKTAMPVIFLTSKDDEIDEVLGLRMGADDYVKKPFSQRLLVERIRALLRRQEAVETNEVGETEETKVIERGDLRMDPLRHAVSWKGKEVSLTVTEFLLLQALAQRPGFVKSRDQLMDVAYDDQVYVDDRTIDSHIKRLRKKMRSADDEFSAIETLYGIGYRYNEE from the coding sequence ATGTCAAAAATTGCATTGGTGGATGACGACCGGAATATCCTGACGTCGGTTTCGATGACGTTGGAAGCTGAGGGTTTCGAGGTTGAAACCTATAACGATGGTCAAGCGGCGTTGGATGCGTTCAACAAAAAGCTGCCGGATATGGCGGTCCTTGATATTAAAATGCCACGCATGGATGGGATGGATCTGCTGCAACGTTTGCGCCAGAAAACGGCGATGCCTGTAATTTTCCTGACGTCGAAAGATGACGAAATTGATGAAGTGCTTGGCCTGCGCATGGGGGCGGACGACTACGTTAAGAAGCCGTTTAGCCAGCGCCTATTAGTAGAGCGGATACGTGCGCTTCTGCGCCGCCAAGAAGCGGTCGAGACCAACGAGGTCGGAGAAACTGAAGAAACAAAAGTCATAGAGCGCGGCGACCTGCGGATGGACCCTTTGCGCCACGCTGTAAGCTGGAAGGGAAAAGAGGTCTCTCTGACGGTGACGGAGTTTTTGTTGCTGCAAGCGCTCGCGCAGCGCCCTGGTTTTGTGAAATCGCGCGATCAACTGATGGATGTCGCGTATGATGATCAAGTCTATGTAGACGACCGCACAATTGACAGTCATATCAAACGCTTGCGTAAAAAGATGCGATCTGCGGATGACGAGTTTTCCGCGATCGAAACACTGTATGGCATCGGCTACAGATACAACGAAGAGTGA